A window from Solanum stenotomum isolate F172 chromosome 7, ASM1918654v1, whole genome shotgun sequence encodes these proteins:
- the LOC125871320 gene encoding uncharacterized protein LOC125871320: MAYNIILERVYSNKSGAFFIDGPGGTGKIFLYRALLVTVRTKGCISLATASSGAAASILPGGRTTHSHFKIPVDIDENFTCNISKQSSLATLIRDSKLIVWDEEQILSSKGIATLFFPAERHREFSPSSGLPRRFSIQA; this comes from the exons atggCATATAACATAATTCTTGAACGAGTATATTCTAATAAATCAGGAGCTTTTTTCATTGATGGTCCTGGTGGAACtggaaaaatatttctttatcgAGCTTTGTTGGTTACTGTAAGAACAAAAGGATGCATATCTTTGGCAACTGCAAGTTCTGGTGCGGCAGCTTCAATACTTCCGGGAGGACGAACAACTcattcacatttcaaaattcctGTTGACATCGATGAGAATTTCACTTGCAATATTAGTAAACAAAGTTCATTAGCGACTCTAATTCGAGATTCAAAGTTAATTGTTTGGGATGAG GAGCAGATTCTCAG CTCGAAAGGTATTGCTACTCTCTTCTTTCCTGCTGAACGTCATCGAGAATTTTCCCCTTCTTCCGGTTTGCCTAGAAGATTCTCAATACAGGCTTAA